In Macadamia integrifolia cultivar HAES 741 chromosome 5, SCU_Mint_v3, whole genome shotgun sequence, a single window of DNA contains:
- the LOC122078241 gene encoding protein PHLOEM PROTEIN 2-LIKE A1-like — MQFAKDFSIHWGDDSRYWKWVRFQETRDEHVEVAELIEVYWLEVCGKCDTVYLSPGVTYEFAFVVMLKDGANGWAAPVKLELLLPDGKIEDKEVDLGSLSKGQWKELVVGELETFPNMNGDIQFSLLETNGGDLKTGLVIEGIIIRPKLSNYNGKLFATVTASDLTITWDEERYWRWYCLNENDILIEVAELLNVYWLEVNGKFNISKLSPEITYEVIFEVMLKETECKWEDPVNLRLVLPDRKDYPIQRKESLQGQPRGKWIYITVGEFKKDSEICGEMQFSLFETECQKSKKGLVLKNVIIRRKE; from the exons ATGCAATTTGCAAAAGATTTTTCAATCCACTGGGGTGATGACTCACGTTACTGGAAATGGGTTCGTTTTCAAGAAACAAG GGACGAACACGTTGAAGTAGCGGAACTAATAGAAGTCTACTGGCTTGAGGTGTGTGGAAAGTGTGACACGGTATATCTCTCACCAGGAGTCACGTATGAGTTCGCATTCGTGGTGATGTTGAAAGATGGCGCCAATGGATGGGCTGCTCCAGTGAAGTTGGAACTCCTACTACCTGATGGAAAAATAGAGGATAAAGAAGTGGATTTGGGATCCCTGAGTAAGGGACAATGGAAGGAACTTGTGGTAGGGGAGCTGGAGACATTTCCAAATATGAATGGTGACATCcaattctctctccttgaaaCCAATGGCGGTGACTTGAAGACTGGGCTTGTCATCGAAGGTATCATCATTCGACCAAAGCTGTCAAATTATAATGGGAAATTATTTGCTACGGTGACCGCATCGGATCTTACAATCACTTGGGACGAAGAGCGTTACTGGCGCTGGTATTGTTTGAATGAAAATGACATTCTTATCGAGGTAGCTGAACTTTTAAATGTGTATTGGCTTGAAGTGAATGGAAAGTTTAACATATCAAAGCTTTCGCCTGAAATCACTTACGAGGTGATATTTGAAGTAATGCTGAAAGAAACTGAATGTAAGTGGGAAGATCCAGTGAATCTCCGCCTTGTACTCCCCGATAGGAAAGATTATCCTATTCAACGTAAGGAAAGTCTTCAGGGCCAGCCTAGAGGGAAATGGATTTATATTACAGTGGGGGAATTTAAAAAAGACTCAGAAATATGTGGAGAAATGCAATTCTCCCTCTTTGAAACTGAATGCCAAAAATCAAAGAAAGGGCTTGTTCTCAAGAATGTTATTATTCGTCGAAAGGAATAA
- the LOC122078802 gene encoding patatin-like protein 2, which produces MAGNCDTGCCSNGKLITVLSIDGGGARGIIPGKILAFLETELKRLDGDKFVSISEYFDMIAGTSTGGLIAAMLATPKPSDPQGKQPIKPASDICNFYRAECPRIFSPQEKNTEEKNTEVGSHLKGLAWSIFLRATNAKYKGTYLRQLIKELVGERKIGETLTNVLLTSFDIKLMQPTIFSTLRAKANDLDDSLMANVCISTTAAPTYFPPYYFKNTTLSITKEFNLVDGGVAANNPTLLAIGEMEKERKRERTCNKCSNKQDMYLVLSLGTGEVKNEGKLAVQGRNWGFLDWLSTDWLKGSAGSCPIIDCFANAASDMVDLYTAMYFLHHEHDYLRIQCENLESSEAAMDDVSEENLKKLERIGEQLLNKPVASVDLETGQYRPVSIRLTNREALIKFAKQLSDEKKRRLEKNVVI; this is translated from the exons ATGGCTGGAAATTGCGACACGGGGTGCTGCTCCAATGGAAAACTGATCACTGTTCTTAGCATCGATGGCGGAGGAGCGAGAGGGATCATCCCAGGGAAAATCCTAGCATTCCTTGAAACTGAGCTCAAG CGGTTGGACGGTGATAAATTTGTGAGCATCTCAGAATATTTTGACATGATCGCTGGGACCAGCACGGGAGGCCTCATAGCAGCCATGCTAGCAACTCCGAAACCATCAGACCCCCAAGGCAAACAACCAATAAAGCCTGCTAGTGACATTTGCAACTTCTATCGTGCCGAAtgccctagaatcttttcaccTCAGGAAAAGAatacagaagaaaagaatacaGAAGTCGGCAG TCATCTGAAGGGATTGGCTTGGAGTATCTTCTTGCGAGCAACCAATGCCAAATACAAAGGCACTTACCTGCGCCAACTAATCAAGGAGTTAGTGGGAGAAAGGAAGATAGGGGAGACACTCACCAATGTGCTTCTCACTAGTTTCGATATCAAACTCATGCAACCTACCATCTTCAGCACCTTAAGG GCGAAAGCGAATGATTTAGATGATTCATTGATGGCCAACGTCTGTATCTCTACAACTGCAGCACCGACTTATTTTCCTCCATATTATTTTAAGAACACCACATTATCAATCACGAAGGAATTCAACCTCGTAGATGGAGGTGTGGCGGCCAATAATCCA actTTGCTTGCAATTGGAGAaatggagaaggaaaggaagagagaaagaacttGTAATAAGTGCTCGAATAAGCAGGACATGTATCTGGTTCTATCCCTCGGCACAGGAGAAGTAAAGAATGAGGGGAAATTAGCAGTTCAAGGACGCAATTGGGGGTTTCTTGATTGGCTCTCAACAGATTGGCTTAAGGGTTCTGCTGGTTCATGTCCAATAATAGATTGTTTCGCAAATGCAGCATCTGATATGGTTGACTTATACACAGCCATGTATTTCCTACATCATGAACATGATTACCTTCGAATCCAG TGTGAGAATTTGGAAAGTTCTGAAGCTGCCATGGATGATGTATCGGAAGAAAACCTTAAGAAGCTTGAGAGGATAGGGGAACAGCTCTTAAACAAACCTGTTGCTTCGGTGGACTTGGAGACTGGCCAGTACAGACCAGTTTCAATTCGACTCACAAACCGAGAAGCTCTTATCAA GTTTGCAAAACAATTGTCTGATGAGAAGAAGCGCCGTTTGGAAAAAAATGTAGTCATCTAG